The DNA segment AGCCGTTCCTGAAACTTGTTGAAGCACAGCTCGAAGTCGCTTGGGTCCTTGATTATGTCGTTGACATTTTCGATGAACGGAGCTTGCGGTATGCCTCTGGCATTTTTCTCCGTGGAGTTGAATAAGGTGTCCATAGTTCTTCAGCGAATGCTTATGTATATCTATAGTTCTCTACAGCAGGTGTTTCCTGAGATTTTAGCCTCTGTATTAGCGTGgattcagttttttttcagctttgGGAAAAGATCGAAGGAACGACACGACCAATTCGGCGTTACCCGACTTGCAATTTGGCTTACGTGCCTGCGGTTTCCGTTTTGGAGCGGTCTCTTCCGCTTTCGGAAATCCCGTTCCTGCAGcgcgtttctttttttttttttatttttcggttttttttcgcacgtttctttttgacGAGTGAGAGAGCTCGTTGCCTCCTAATATAAAggatgagatgagatgagcAGTGTCGCAAAGGGAGGAGTAACGTTCGCGATTATTAGTTGTGTTTATTTGTTTCCACCGGCCGATCCACTCACTCACGCATACGCAGGCCTACATTCTCTCAACGAGCGTTCACTTGTATCATATAGCATAGTTTACGTAGCAATGAATAGAAGCAGCAGAGCATTCCAGGTACCGAATAGGATCATCACCAAGGAGGATATTACCCCCTTGTCCAGATCGCATGCAAAGAAGACGGACTCCCCCGGGACTGCAGCAACTGGCGACAGCACTGGTGCCAGTGCTGTCGATGCCGCTcccatcatcatcaccactGCTCGTTCGATAGATACTGCCGGTTCACTATCTGAGGACACCACCGACGACGATAATGTAGAGGTAGGCTTGAGTCAAAACGCCGACGACGATGGTGACGACGACGACAATCTCGAGAGCACGCTCGGCTATAGTTCTGAGCCTGATCCTCTCTTCTCGCCGTGCCACCAGCCTTCCTTTACCAACAACACATTTATCTATGGCGCGGATAATGAATTTCCTGTGGAGGAAAACCAAAATAAGAAGGGTTTCCACACCGACAGCGAGGGCAGTCTCTTTTTGCCTCAGCTACAACAGTCGTTCCTTTTCGGTGACAGTGGCAAGAGCGATGCTAGCAACACCGATTTCTGGAAGGAAGTCAACGGCACCGCAGAAGAAGCCATTTGTCTACAAGACACAAGGCAAAGGAAATGCTCACTTGTGGCCCTGCATCCAGGCGATGCTACCCCAGGTTCGGATGACACTCTGGGCATTGAGGACTTCATTAAGGACGACATCAACAGCACCGAAGTGATAGACTCATCCGCATCCTCGTCTTCCGAAACGTCATCGTCCTCCTGCCTCTTTGACAACTTGGACTACAACATCAAGCTTCTGTGCTATAGGGACAACGAGGGCAAGTTcacattgaaaaagagaaaattccTGAAAAGCTCCCTGCGTTCGTCTTCTGCCATCTCTAAAAAGTGGAAGCCCATGTCCAAGAGAGACAAGCTGTTGAAGAGGGCCATCAGAAGGAAAAGTGGTGTTTGCCAGACGTTATCAGCTGGTTTTGGTATCGGTGAATTCATGTTGTAGTGCAATAGTATTAGTCGTAAAATAAATAGATTCTTTTATACAGTGTTAGGgtaactttttttgtaggatttcaaaaatgtataTACGTATACTCCATACAAATGTCTGATATATTATTAATCGAGTGTTCACTCGCCAACTGGGGGGTGGAGAGAGGAAATAAAGGAACGGTATATTCTAACACATATCATGTCCACCCAATCTGGTATTGCCGCAGACCAGGCCTTGCTGGACTCTTTAAACGAAAACCTTTCCGCTGCTGGTACTGTCATCGTCATAGCTAAGATTTCCCCTGATTCTACTTCGGTGCATCAACTGAAAGTGACGCATGATTTGGACCAACTGATTCAGTTGGCATCTCAGGATAAAGAACCGCTGTATATCTTTTATAAGTCCCAGGGAGCCGCTAAGTACTTTTTCGTGTCATTCATCCCGGATGGCTCTCCGGTAAGATCAAGGATGCTTTATGCCTCAACCAAAAACACGCTGGCAAGACAGGTCGGCTCTAACTCCTTGTCTACCGAACAACCATTGATCACGGATGCGCAAGACTTGGCGGATTTGAAGGACTTCTGTAGCGACCGACCTGTTGCCCAGAATAAACCTTTGACgcaagatgaaaaaatgcaaatCGAGATCAACAAGCAACAGGCACTCTTGAGGAAAAATAACTCCATAAAATTGGTGTCTCAGGACAGCGCTTCTCCTTCAACATTGACTTTTAGGGTCAGTTCTGAGAAACCCGTCAAGGACATTTTTAGTAACGACGGTAAAAATTTGATCATCTTCCAAATTGACCCGTTGGATGAAACCATCCAAATCGTGCAGTTAGAGACGTGCCCTTCTGTAGACGCGTTGCGAATTGACTTGCCTGGGCCAAGTTACGCGATTTTTAAGCACCTCGActcaaatttctttatctaTTCATGTCCCTCGGGCAGTAAAGTCAAGGATAGAATGATATATGCCTCGAACAAGAATGGATTTATAAACTACTTGAAAAACGACCAGAAAATCACGTTCAGGAAAATAGTGGAAATTGGTGATTTCGTCGAACTGGATAAGTCCTCATTATCGGCGAcgaatgaagaagatggcCCTGATCATGGCTCTGCTCTAGACCAACAGAACAATGGCAGCTTGAGATTTAATAAGCCAAAAGGCCCattgaggaaaagaagaacatagaaataaaaacggcattatatatgtatgacatgaatatatatacatatatacttGTTTATTCTTCTAAGTATGAcactgaatttttttatccttcTCTAGTTTCCTGGAATACATTACATTTGCAAAGAGTTGTTTGTTATATTATGCTATTTCATGTTCATTGCTTTTGCAATTTAATAACTTCTCTCAGGGCTCCaaatggatttttttggaaatcttCGTTGGTTAAAACCTGGCTGAATCTTGCAGTTTCGTTAGCCGCTAACGCCTTTGCACCCTTTTGATTCCTCATATTCGGCTGGTTCTTTTTTATCCTTATGGATCCTGGTTCTGCCTTCTTCGAGTGCAATTCCTTAGTATCTACAAATCTTATCCTTGAGTCCATAGTAATCTCATCATCGCCATCCACAGCCGCACTAGACTCCTCCATTATGCCCTGCAAatccttttcttgttctagAGAAGTGAGCAGATCTTGCATTCTTGGTTTTAATTCTTCTCTtagtttccttttcctccGTCTAACAGAGGACTTGGAAATGCCGTCGAGATTAGCGTTCGCGCGGTCACCAAGCATAGATCTTTCCTTAAGTTGTGATAGGAATGTGTTTTGTCTGTTGAGgagtttttcctttttagtTTCCTTGGGTTGATGTAAAAACGCCCTTGGATCAGATTCCAAGTCACACGGCTGGATTAGAACGCCATCGTCCAGCGCGCTTGCTCCGGTTTTTTGACCATTTCTTGCATTTACTTTGCCTCTCAGACTGTTTCTCTTCTTAGCAACCATCACCACTGATCTTTCACCCTATATTTGGTGGTTTTCTTTCCTGTGCCTCAGCtcatcgaatttttcattctgcAGCTTGTAaggcttgaaaaatttgcagTGCGTCACCCGTTTGGCTTCTCGCAGCCGaaatgatattttcataTTGGAATAATTGACGTGAATAATGGCCCGACACTATGTTATTTTAACTATTGTTTCTTTGGCTATGTCTTTAAGAAACATAATTAGATCGCAACCTCAAGCAAAGCCTACCCTCAAGCCATGTCTCAATCAAGTCCTATCCTACGTGGTTTCGCCATCACAACTGCCATAGCAGCTCTATCAGCCACCGGTTATGCTATTTACTTTGACTATCAAAGGAGGAACAGCCCGCAATTCAGAAAGGTGTTGAGGCAGAGAGCCAAAGAACAGGCTAAGGTGGAACAAGAAGCCAAGAGTCACGCTAAAGAAGT comes from the Saccharomyces kudriavzevii IFO 1802 strain IFO1802 genome assembly, chromosome: 7 genome and includes:
- the TWF1 gene encoding twinfilin TWF1 (similar to Saccharomyces cerevisiae TWF1 (YGR080W); ancestral locus Anc_3.404) produces the protein MSTQSGIAADQALLDSLNENLSAAGTVIVIAKISPDSTSVHQLKVTHDLDQLIQLASQDKEPLYIFYKSQGAAKYFFVSFIPDGSPVRSRMLYASTKNTLARQVGSNSLSTEQPLITDAQDLADLKDFCSDRPVAQNKPLTQDEKMQIEINKQQALLRKNNSIKLVSQDSASPSTLTFRVSSEKPVKDIFSNDGKNLIIFQIDPLDETIQIVQLETCPSVDALRIDLPGPSYAIFKHLDSNFFIYSCPSGSKVKDRMIYASNKNGFINYLKNDQKITFRKIVEIGDFVELDKSSLSATNEEDGPDHGSALDQQNNGSLRFNKPKGPLRKRRT
- the SLX9 gene encoding Slx9p (similar to Saccharomyces cerevisiae SLX9 (YGR081C); ancestral locus Anc_3.409) — translated: MVAKKRNSLRGKVNARNGQKTGASALDDGVLIQPCDLESDPRAFLHQPKETKKEKLLNRQNTFLSQLKERSMLGDRANANLDGISKSSVRRRKRKLREELKPRMQDLLTSLEQEKDLQGIMEESSAAVDGDDEITMDSRIRFVDTKELHSKKAEPGSIRIKKNQPNMRNQKGAKALAANETARFSQVLTNEDFQKNPFGALREVIKLQKQ
- the SKDI07G3290 gene encoding uncharacterized protein (similar to Saccharomyces cerevisiae YGR079W; ancestral locus Anc_3.403) is translated as MSSVAKGGVTFAIISCVYLFPPADPLTHAYAGLHSLNERSLVSYSIVYVAMNRSSRAFQVPNRIITKEDITPLSRSHAKKTDSPGTAATGDSTGASAVDAAPIIITTARSIDTAGSLSEDTTDDDNVEVGLSQNADDDGDDDDNLESTLGYSSEPDPLFSPCHQPSFTNNTFIYGADNEFPVEENQNKKGFHTDSEGSLFLPQLQQSFLFGDSGKSDASNTDFWKEVNGTAEEAICLQDTRQRKCSLVALHPGDATPGSDDTLGIEDFIKDDINSTEVIDSSASSSSETSSSSCLFDNLDYNIKLLCYRDNEGKFTLKKRKFLKSSLRSSSAISKKWKPMSKRDKLLKRAIRRKSGVCQTLSAGFGIGEFML